In the Lepidochelys kempii isolate rLepKem1 chromosome 3, rLepKem1.hap2, whole genome shotgun sequence genome, one interval contains:
- the LOC140908136 gene encoding uncharacterized protein, with amino-acid sequence MQSSSAQVTMMESQNRKRAPAWTEREVRDLIAVWGEESVLSELRSSFRNAKTFVKISQGMKDRGHNRDPKQCRVKLKALRQAYQKTREANSRSGSEPQTCRFYDELHAILGGSATTTPAVLFDSFNGDGGNTEAGFGDEEDDDEEEVVDSSQQASGETGFPDSQELFLTLDLEPVPPEPTQGCLLDPAGGEGTSAACVSMITGSSPSQRLVKLRKKKKRTRDEMFSELMLSSHTDRAQTNAWRQIMSECRKAQNDREERWWAEESKWRAEERAEAQMWRQRDERRQDSMLRLLQDQTSMLQCMVELQQRQLEHRLPLQPLCNQPPSSPSSIASTPRRPRTRWGGLRPTSHSTTEDCPKKRRLSFNKF; translated from the exons atgcagagctcatcagcacaggtgaccatgatggagtcccagaatcgcaaaagagctccagcatggaccgaacgggaggtacgggatctgatcgctgtttggggagaggaatccgtgctatcagaactccgttccagttttcgaaatgccaaaacctttgtcaaaatctcccagggcatgaaggacagaggccataacagggacccgaagcagtgccgcgtgaaactgaaggcgctgaggcaagcctaccagaaaaccagagaggcgaacagccgctctgggtcagagccccaaacatgccgcttctatgatgagctgcatgccattttagggggttcagccaccactaccccagccgtgttgtttgactccttcaatggagatggaggcaatacggaagcaggttttggggacgaagaagatgatgatgaggaggaggttgtagatagctcacagcaagcaagcggagaaaccggttttcccgacagccaggaactgtttctcaccctagacctggagccagtaccccccgaacccacccaaggctgcctcctggacccagcaggcggagaagggacctctg ctgcatgtgtttcaatgatcacaggatcttctccttcccagaggctagtgaagcttagaaagaaaaaaaaacgcactcgcgatgaaatgttctccgagctcatgctgtcctcccacactgacagagcacagacgaatgcgtggaggcaaataatgtcagagtgcaggaaagcacaaaatgaccgggaggagaggtggtgggctgaagagagtaagtggcgggctgaagagagggctgaagctcaaatgtggcggcagcgtgatgagaggaggcaggattcaatgctgaggctgctgcaggaccaaaccagtatgctccagtgtatggttgagctgcagcaaaggcagctggagcacagactgccactgcagcccctctgtaaccaaccgccctcctccccaagttccatagcctccacacccagacgcccaagaacgcggtgggggggcctccggccaaccagccactccaccacagaggattgcccaaaaaaaagaaggctgtcattcaataaattttaa